DNA sequence from the Candida dubliniensis CD36 chromosome 5, complete sequence genome:
TAAATGGTGAAAACAAGTATCATATTAAGGTGCCTTCGATATTTGTCACTAATGGTGGAGGAAAACCAGAACAACAGCGTGCTGATGATTTATCCAAGAGGTTAAACTGCACAATTACCAAAGAACAAATCATTCAAGGGCATACACCAATGAAGGATTTAGTTGATGTCTATAAAAATGTGTtggttgttggtggtgttggTAATGTGTGTCGTAACGTTGCTGAATCTTATGGGTTCAAAAATGTTTTCACACCATTAGATATTATGAAATGGAACCCTGCAGTCTCTCCTTATCATGATTTAACTGAAGAAGAGAGAGTGTGTACCAGAGATGTTGATTTCAGCAAGATTCCAATTGATGCAATTATGGTGTTTGCTGATTCAAGAAATTGGGCTGCTgatcaacaaattattttggaattgttattatcaGTGAATGGGGTGATGGGTACTCAATCAAAGACTTTTGATGAAGGTCcacaaatttattttgcCCATTCCGATTTCATTTGGGCTACCAATTATAATTTGTCAAGATATGGTATGGGTGCATTGCAAGTTTCAATTGCTGCATTATACCGCGAACACACTggtaaagaattgaaagtGAACCGTTTCGGGAAACCACAAAAGGGTACATTTAAGTTTGCTAATAAAGTGTTGAGTCATTGGAGAAAAGGGGTTTTGGATGAacatttgaagaaattatccGTCAACGATCCAAATGCCAATGACGCCGATATTTTGATCAATGAAGATGgagaagaaattattaatcaatctaaattggaaaattaCAATTGGTCAGACAGTGAGGATGAAGAAGAccaagaagatgaagaaggtAATGGATGTTCTACCACAAATACGGCTCTAAAAAATGTCAGTAAAATCGCTGACGTTGGGAAGCCAGATAAGATTACTTTGGAATTACCACCAGC
Encoded proteins:
- a CDS encoding cardiolipin synthase, putative; this translates as MTKEQSNNDSKNSVIVEEDGGAQFQSYLNNDGIDELTPSVRKHRVSSLSLSDLNQWQTGLTKLSSSTSLSKKNSSSANLKKVDSLAKLSRNASIIKRKKKEIIDHERVASYAFCFDIDGVILRGPDTIPQAVEAMKLLNGENKYHIKVPSIFVTNGGGKPEQQRADDLSKRLNCTITKEQIIQGHTPMKDLVDVYKNVLVVGGVGNVCRNVAESYGFKNVFTPLDIMKWNPAVSPYHDLTEEERVCTRDVDFSKIPIDAIMVFADSRNWAADQQIILELLLSVNGVMGTQSKTFDEGPQIYFAHSDFIWATNYNLSRYGMGALQVSIAALYREHTGKELKVNRFGKPQKGTFKFANKVLSHWRKGVLDEHLKKLSVNDPNANDADILINEDGEEIINQSKLENYNWSDSEDEEDQEDEEGNGCSTTNTALKNVSKIADVGKPDKITLELPPASTVYFVGDTPESDIRFANSHDASWHSILVKTGVYQEGTEPKYKPKHLCNDVLEAVKYAIEREHAKELAEWNETAQDANDDDKGSRLNFADLVMTPSEKKESDKNGKKPASAVSTSKSSIAEAEEVEVPDILAAQIEKLKDVSVSK